In the Arachis ipaensis cultivar K30076 chromosome B10, Araip1.1, whole genome shotgun sequence genome, one interval contains:
- the LOC107623102 gene encoding chaperone protein dnaJ 49: protein MDGNKDDALKCLKIGKQALESGDRNRALKFLTKARRLDPTLPVDDLLSATEGTAAAESNPNSRFETPAPTPEVRSSASSPKSFSNDQPSIRRRVSAAEPSSSSSSASYTEEQVSVVREIRRKKNYYEILGLEKSCTVEDVRKAYRKLSLKVHPDKNKAPGSEEAFKSVSKAFQCLSNDENRRKYDLAGEDESLFEQRAAARPGPRAYRHGYYEADFDAEEIFRNFFFGGMAPTTQFGGFSFGPGMGPRPADNGSGGGFNIRALIQLLPVLLILLLNFLPSSDPVYSLSRSYPYEFRYITPKGVHYYVKTTKFNEEYPIDSTQRATIEERVEREYFSILRQNCRLEVQRRQWGYIQETPHCEMLRKFDSVN from the coding sequence ATGGATGGGAACAAGGACGACGCGCTCAAATGCTTGAAAATTGGGAAACAGGCTTTAGAATCTGGGGATCGAAACCGCGCCTTGAAGTTCCTTACCAAGGCTCGCCGCCTCGACCCAACGCTTCCCGTCGACGACCTTTTGTCGGCCACAGAAGGCACTGCGGCGGCCGAGTCAAACCCTAATTCACGATTCGAAACGCCAGCGCCAACCCCCGAGGTGCGTTCCAGCGCGTCGTCGCCAAAATCGTTCTCAAACGATCAACCCTCAATCCGACGAAGGGTTTCCGCAGCTGAGCCCTCTTCGTCTTCATCATCGGCATCATATACGGAGGAGCAAGTCAGCGTGGTTAGAGAGATTCGGAGGAAGAAGAACTATTATGAGATTCTAGGGTTGGAGAAGAGTTGCACTGTGGAGGACGTGCGAAAAGCCTACAGAAAACTCTCCCTGAAGGTTCATCCTGATAAGAACAAAGCTCCGGGCTCTGAAGAAGCCTTCAAGTCCGTTTCAAAGGCGTTTCAGTGTCTCAGCAATGATGAGAATAGAAGAAAGTATGATCTTGCCGGAGAAGATGAGTCCCTCTTCGAGCAGCGGGCCGCTGCCAGGCCGGGCCCCAGGGCCTATCGCCATGGGTACTATGAGGCTGATTTTGATGCTGAGGAGATTTTCAGGAACTTCTTCTTTGGTGGGATGGCTCCTACAACCCAATTTGGTGGGTTCAGTTTTGGGCCTGGGATGGGTCCTAGGCCGGCGGATAATGGCTCCGGTGGTGGCTTCAACATTCGCGCTTTGATTCAGCTGCTCCCTGTTCTGCTGATTCTGCTGttgaatttcttgccttcttcGGATCCTGTGTATTCTCTTTCTAGGTCTTATCCTTATGAATTTCGGTACATTACCCCGAAGGGTGTTCACTACTATGTTAAGACAACCAAGTTCAATGAGGAGTATCCTATAGATAGCACCCAACGGGCTACAATTGAAGAAAGGGTTGAGAGGGAATACTTCAGCATTCTTCGGCAGAATTGTCGCCTCGAGGTGCAGCGTCGCCAATGGGGGTATATCCAGGAAACGCCACACTGTGAGATGCTCCGGAAGTTTGATTCCGTGAATTGA
- the LOC107624493 gene encoding adenine nucleotide transporter BT1, chloroplastic/mitochondrial-like: MGRVQGVEYGCRDVVIRRIKLEWVSHGDNVRVHPTGLFASVGQAGFGFGISPNPPPARDNAAKLPLANSSMKNELIPDEFGFQTTTRFQGFLLSDEHEEAALEVDEEGLMMNKKRKKGFKLKFKIGNPSLRRLISGAIAGAVSRTAVAPLETIRTHLMVGSCGRSTVQVFQSIMEVDGWKGLFRGNFANVIRVAPSKAIELFAYDTIKKQLSPKPGEQPKIPIPASLISGAVAGVSSTLCTYPLELLKTRLTVQRGVYKNLLDAFLRIVREEGPAELYRGLTPSLIGVIPYAATNYLAYDTMRKAYKKALNKEEIGNVMTLLIGSAAGAFSSTATFPLEVARKHMQAGAINGRQYSNMLHALMSILEKEGVAGLYRGLGPSCFKLVPAAGISFMCYEACKRILVENEES, from the exons ATGGGAAGGGTGCAAGGTGTTGAATATGGCTGCAGAGATGTAGTAATACGCAGAATAAAGTTAGAATGGGTATCACATGGGGATAACGTTCGTGTTCATCCAACTGGCCTATTTGCAAGTGTTGGTCAAGCAGGGTTTGGCTTTGGTATTTCACCAAATCCACCACCTGCTCGAGACAATGCCGCAAAACTCCCCTTGGCTAATTCTTCCATGAAGAACGAGTTGATAcctgatgaatttggttttcaaacTACAACAAGGTTTCAAGGATTTTTGTTGAGTGATGAGCATGAAGAAGCTGCACTTGAAGTTGATGAGGAAGGCCTTATGATGAATAAGAAAAGGAAGAAGGGGTTTAAGCTGAAGTTTAAGATTGGGAATCCATCTTTGAGGAGGTTGATAAGTGGGGCTATTGCAGGTGCAGTGTCAAGGACTGCGGTGGCGCCATTGGAGACCATAAGAACACATTTGATGGTGGGGAGCTGCGGACGTAGTACCGTACAAGTGTTTCAGTCTATCATGGAAGTTGATGGATGGAAAGGCTTGTTCAGAGGAAATTTTGCTAATGTCATCCGTGTTGCTCCAAGCAAGGCCATTGAG CTGTTTGCTTATGATACAATCAAGAAGCAATTGTCTCCTAAACCTGGAGAGCAACCGAAAATCCCTATTCCCGCCTCATTAATTTCAGGAGCTGTTGCTGGAGTTAGCTCTACCTTATGTACATACCCTCTTGAGCTACTCAAAACTCGTCTAACTGTCCAG AGAGGGGTGTACAAGAACTTACTTGACGCATTCCTGAGAATTGTTCGTGAAGAAGGTCCTGCAGAGCTCTATAGAGGCCTCACCCCAAGCCTAATTGGTGTAATCCCTTATGCTGCTACAAACTATCTTGCCTATGATACAATGAGAAAAGCTTACAAGAAAGCTTTGAATAAGGAAGAAATTGGGAATGTGATGACCCTCTTAATTGGATCTGCTGCTGGTGCATTCTCAAGCACTGCAACATTTCCACTTGAGGTTGCTCGTAAGCATATGCAAGCTGGGGCTATAAATGGAAGGCAATACAGTAACATGCTTCATGCCCTCATGAGTATACTCGAGAAGGAAGGGGTTGCAGGGTTGTATAGAGGTTTGGGACCAAGCTGCTTCAAGCTAGTTCCTGCTGCAGGGATTTCTTTCATGTGCTATGAAGCTTGCAAGAGAATACTTGTTGAAAATGAAGAGAGTTAG